In Quercus robur chromosome 10, dhQueRobu3.1, whole genome shotgun sequence, a genomic segment contains:
- the LOC126702159 gene encoding uncharacterized protein LOC126702159: protein MKLITLARFTRVRPTLPEITGPLQFRCFQPDFVPRDPNAKPKRYKYPPFYDPYGPRPPPSDKIINLAERIAALPTEERRQIGPTLTDRLRHPKLQPISVEGIDLGPQGGAAGSTKAEEKKAEKTAFDVKLEKFDAAAKIKVIKEVRAFTSLGLKEAKELVEKVPVLVKQGVTKEEANEIIEKIKAAGGVAIME from the coding sequence ATGAAGCTTATCACGCTTGCTAGATTCACTCGTGTCCGTCCCACTCTCCCTGAAATAACTGGTCCTTTGCAGTTTCGTTGCTTCCAGCCTGATTTTGTTCCTAGAGATCCTAATGCCAAGCCGAAAAGGTACAAATATCCACCATTCTATGATCCATATGGTCCAAGACCCCCACCATCTGATAAAATCATTAATCTTGCTGAACGAATTGCGGCATTACCCACTGAAGAACGCAGACAAATTGGTCCTACTCTCACTGACAGGCTTAGGCATCCAAAGCTGCAGCCAATTTCTGTAGAAGGTATCGATCTGGGCCCACAGGGAGGGGCTGCTGGATCTACAAAGGCTGAGGAGAAGAAGGCAGAGAAAACGGCATTTGATGTGAAATTGGAGAAGTTTGATGCAGCTGCGAAaatcaaggtgatcaaagaagTAAGAGCCTTTACTAGTCTTGGATTGAAAGAGGCTAAAGAACTGGTTGAGAAGGTTCCTGTTTTGGTTAAACAAGGGGTCACTAAGGAGGAGGCAAAtgaaataatagagaaaataaaggCTGCTGGAGGAGTTGCGATTATGGAATAA
- the LOC126702283 gene encoding NADPH:adrenodoxin oxidoreductase, mitochondrial — translation MAIFQARTWLSRSFSTLSSHPLRVCVVGSGPAGFYTAEKMLKAHQEAEVDIIDRLPTPFGLVRSGVAPDHPETKIVINQFSRVARHNRCSFFGNVTLGSSVSLLELRELYHVVVLAYGAESDRELGIPGEDLVGIHSAREFVWWYNGHPDCKNLDLDLKDTDTAVILGQGNVALDVARILLRPATELATTDIASHALAALEESSIRKVYLVGRRGPVQAACTAKELREVLGIKDLCIHLQEADLLKTPKDEEEIKNNRIQRRVYELLSKAATTGPSHPRSGQRELHFVFFRKPDRFLESDERRGHVSGVHFEKTVLKDVGDGKRVAVGTGQFEDLECGMVLKSIGYKSVPVDGLPFDHQKGVVPNIRGRVLHDTSGDPTLLEEGLYVCGWLKRGPTGIIATNLYCAEETVVSISEDLNLLTSKASLPKPGREGLLHLLDNRKVKFLQFSAWEKIDSTETRLGSLKNKPRDKLTTWEELIKVARE, via the exons ATGGCAATCTTCCAAGCGAGGACCTGGCTTTCCAGAAGTTTTTCAACTCTCTCTTCCCATCCGTTGCGCGTTTGTGTCGTTGGAAGTGGACCCGCTGGATTCTACACTGCTGAAAAg ATGCTGAAGGCACATCAAGAAGCGGAAGTTGATATCATCGATAGATTGCCAACGCCATTTGGACTAGTACGGTCCGGTGTAGCACCTGATCATCCTGAAACAAAG ATTGTCATCAACCAGTTTTCTCGGGTTGCACGCCACAACCGGTGCTCATTTTTTGGAAATGTGACCCTTGGGTCTTCAGTTTCCCTTTTGGAGCTTCGTGAGTTGTACCATGTG GTTGTTCTTGCCTACGGTGCTGAAAGTGACAGAGAGCTTGGTATTCCAGGAGAA GATCTGGTTGGCATTCATTCAGCCAGAGAATTTGTTTGGTGGTATAATGGGCACCCAGATTGCAAAAACCTAGATCTCGACTTGAAGGACACTGATACAGCTGTCATTCTTGGCCAG GGTAATGTAGCTCTTGACGTAGCACGTATCCTTTTACGACCAGCAACAGAATTAGCAACAACTGATATTGCAAGTCATGCTTTGGCTGCTTTAGAGGAGAGCTCTATCAG GAAGGTGTATTTGGTTGGAAGACGTGGACCAGTCCAAGCAGCTTGTACTGCTAAAGAGCTCCGTGAAGTTCTTG GTATTAAAGATCTTTGTATTCATTTACAGGAGGCTGATCTTCTTAAAACCCCAAAAGATGAG GAAGAGATAAAGAATAATCGAATTCAGAGGAGGGTTTATGAGTTGCTCTCTAAGGCAGCCACCACAGGGCCTTCCCATCCAAGATCTGGTCAACGTGAACTCCACTTTGTTTTCTTCCGGAAACCAGATAGGTTTCTAGAGTCGGATGAAAGAAGAGGTCATGTTTCTGGTGTGCACTTTGAGAAGACAGTTCTTAAAG ATGTTGGTGATGGAAAACGTGTTGCAGTTGGTACTGGACAATTTGAAGACCTTGAATGCGG GATGGTGCTAAAGAGCATTGGTTACAAATCAGTTCCAGTTGATGGTTTACCCTTTGATCATCAGAAAG GCGTGGTTCCCAACATCAGAGGTCGAGTTCTACATGATACTTCAGGAGATCCAACTCTGCTTGAGGAGGGATTGTATGTATGTGGATGGTTGAAAAGAGGACCAACTGGGATAATTGCTACAAACCTCTATTGTGCCGAGGAAACC GTTGTGAGTATATCTGAAGATCTTAATCTATTGACATCAAAAGCCAGCTTGCCCAAGCCAGGCAGAGAGGGTCTACTCCATTTATTAGATAACCGGAAAGTCAAATTCTTGCAGTTCAGTGCCTGGGAAAAGATAGACTCTACAGAAACTAGGCTTGGGAGTCTTAAAAACAAACCAAGGGATAAATTAACTACGTGGGAGGAGCTAATCAAAGTTGCCAGGGAATAA
- the LOC126702580 gene encoding uncharacterized protein LOC126702580 isoform X2, which translates to MEDPVKEQTQTQTPLPGSGKPKLQRYPLRSGTKLKEEKPPAPELSNPSSTSVSKPRVRLTSSVSKSVSVLDLSGKDKSAKPPRRLSIPAKSIVSPAPKPAGNITPISEARQRRTVASQGKNDTPVSDVSRTTRKKFNVLSSASYWLSQIKLSESAAKHSISLGFFKLAFEAGCEPLQRMRDELKSYTQRHDLSELGEPVKELFERYNISENTQQVQVSETFSQVPEEGTRSSDDDVHSSSSTGGSRKLKPRSLNADADQTSPVTESAKKRTIQKNNSAIRTRGSLNKNSANSKLVSETGGRKSLKKPEKPSKLDSNREKGKTKQGKKSAAEAVPVSTLPVEDVLQENKENMDAPPPMEEINLSEVV; encoded by the exons ATGGAAGACCCAGTCAAGGAACAGACCCAGACTCAGACTCCACTTCCTG GATCGGGGAAACCGAAGCTTCAGCGTTACCCATTGCGTTCAGGGACTAAACTAAAGGAAGAAAAGCCACCGGCCCCTGAGTTATCAAACCCTTCTTCTACTTCTGTATCTAAGCCACG ggtGAGACTTACATCAAGTGTAAGTAAAAGTGTCAGTGTTCTTGATCTTTCTGGCAAGGACAAGTCTGCAAAGCCACCCAGGAGGCTGTCTATTCCTGCCAAGTCTATTGTCAGTCCAGCACCAAAACCGGCTGGCAACATCACTCCAATTTCGGAGGCTAGACAGAGGAGAACTGTTGCTAGTCAGGGGAAAAATGATACACCTGTTTCCGATGTTTCCAGAACAACAAGAAAGAAATTCAATGTTTTGTCCTCGGCATCATATTGGCTCTCACAGATTAAGCTCTCTGAATCTGCTGCTAAGCACTCAATTTCACTTGGCTTTTTTAAATTAGCGTTTGAGGCAGGATGTGAG CCTCTTCAGCGAATGCGAGATGAGCTCAAGTCCTACACTCAGCGACATGACCTCAGTGAACTTGGGGAACCTGTGAAGGAATTATTTGAAAGGTATAACATATCAGAAAACACACAGCAGGTGCAGGTCTCTGAAACCTTTTCTCAGGTGCCTGAAGAGGGAACTCGATCATCTGATGATGACGTCCACAGCTCTTCTTCTACTGGGGGAAGTAGGAAGTTGAAGCCCAGGTCTTTGAATGCTGATGCTGATCAAACTTCTCCAGTCACTGAATCTGCCAAGAAGAGAACTATACAGAAGAACAATTCTGCAATCAGGACTAGGGGATCTTTGAATAAGAACTCAGCAAATTCAAAACTTGTTTCAGAGACTGGGGGTCGTAAGTCGCTAAAGAAACCTGAGAAGCCAAGTAAGCTGGATTCTAATAGAGAAAAGGGCAAGACCAAGCAGGGAAAGAAATCTGCTGCTGAAGCAG TTCCAGTCAGCACTTTGCCTGTCGAGGATGTGCTccaagagaacaaagaaaatatg GATGCTCCCCCCCCAATGGAAGAGATCAACTTGTCTGAGGTAGTGTAG
- the LOC126702580 gene encoding uncharacterized protein LOC126702580 isoform X1, with product MEDPVKEQTQTQTPLPDIVGSGKPKLQRYPLRSGTKLKEEKPPAPELSNPSSTSVSKPRVRLTSSVSKSVSVLDLSGKDKSAKPPRRLSIPAKSIVSPAPKPAGNITPISEARQRRTVASQGKNDTPVSDVSRTTRKKFNVLSSASYWLSQIKLSESAAKHSISLGFFKLAFEAGCEPLQRMRDELKSYTQRHDLSELGEPVKELFERYNISENTQQVQVSETFSQVPEEGTRSSDDDVHSSSSTGGSRKLKPRSLNADADQTSPVTESAKKRTIQKNNSAIRTRGSLNKNSANSKLVSETGGRKSLKKPEKPSKLDSNREKGKTKQGKKSAAEAVPVSTLPVEDVLQENKENMDAPPPMEEINLSEVV from the exons ATGGAAGACCCAGTCAAGGAACAGACCCAGACTCAGACTCCACTTCCTG ACATTGTAGGATCGGGGAAACCGAAGCTTCAGCGTTACCCATTGCGTTCAGGGACTAAACTAAAGGAAGAAAAGCCACCGGCCCCTGAGTTATCAAACCCTTCTTCTACTTCTGTATCTAAGCCACG ggtGAGACTTACATCAAGTGTAAGTAAAAGTGTCAGTGTTCTTGATCTTTCTGGCAAGGACAAGTCTGCAAAGCCACCCAGGAGGCTGTCTATTCCTGCCAAGTCTATTGTCAGTCCAGCACCAAAACCGGCTGGCAACATCACTCCAATTTCGGAGGCTAGACAGAGGAGAACTGTTGCTAGTCAGGGGAAAAATGATACACCTGTTTCCGATGTTTCCAGAACAACAAGAAAGAAATTCAATGTTTTGTCCTCGGCATCATATTGGCTCTCACAGATTAAGCTCTCTGAATCTGCTGCTAAGCACTCAATTTCACTTGGCTTTTTTAAATTAGCGTTTGAGGCAGGATGTGAG CCTCTTCAGCGAATGCGAGATGAGCTCAAGTCCTACACTCAGCGACATGACCTCAGTGAACTTGGGGAACCTGTGAAGGAATTATTTGAAAGGTATAACATATCAGAAAACACACAGCAGGTGCAGGTCTCTGAAACCTTTTCTCAGGTGCCTGAAGAGGGAACTCGATCATCTGATGATGACGTCCACAGCTCTTCTTCTACTGGGGGAAGTAGGAAGTTGAAGCCCAGGTCTTTGAATGCTGATGCTGATCAAACTTCTCCAGTCACTGAATCTGCCAAGAAGAGAACTATACAGAAGAACAATTCTGCAATCAGGACTAGGGGATCTTTGAATAAGAACTCAGCAAATTCAAAACTTGTTTCAGAGACTGGGGGTCGTAAGTCGCTAAAGAAACCTGAGAAGCCAAGTAAGCTGGATTCTAATAGAGAAAAGGGCAAGACCAAGCAGGGAAAGAAATCTGCTGCTGAAGCAG TTCCAGTCAGCACTTTGCCTGTCGAGGATGTGCTccaagagaacaaagaaaatatg GATGCTCCCCCCCCAATGGAAGAGATCAACTTGTCTGAGGTAGTGTAG
- the LOC126701370 gene encoding ubiquitin-conjugating enzyme E2 2-like: MSTPSRKRLMRDFKRLQQDPPAGISGAPQDNNIMLWNAVIFGPDDTPWDGGTFKLTLQFTEDYPNKPPTVRFVSRMFHPNIYADGSICLDILQNQWSPIYDVAAILTSIQSLLCDPNPNSPANSEAARMFSENKREYNRRVREIVEQSWTAD, encoded by the exons ATGTCGACTCCATCTAGGAAGAGGCTGATGAGAGATTTTAAGAGATTGCAACAAGACCCACCCGCAGGAATCAGCGGGGCACCCCAAGATAACAATATAATGCTTTGGAATGCTGTAATTTTTGG TCCTGATGATACACCATGGGATGGAG GCACGTTCAAGTTGACTCTGCAGTTCACAGAGGACTACCCAAACAAACCACCTACAGTGCGATTTGTTTCTCGAATGTTTCATCCAAATA TCTATGCTGATGGAAGTATTTGTTTGGACATTTTACAAAATCAGTGGAGTCCTATATATGATGTGGCAGCTATACTCACATCTATCCAG TCGCTGCTGTGTGACCCCAACCCCAACTCTCCTGCAAATTCAGAAGCTGCTCGGATGTTTAGCGAGAACAAACGTGAGTACAACCGAAGAGTGAGGGAAATTGTGGAGCAGAGCTGGACGGCAGACTAA